One genomic window of Leptospira paudalimensis includes the following:
- a CDS encoding efflux RND transporter permease subunit, giving the protein MEFLTKIVSFSLQNRLLIILSTILLVFGGFFSLKHLKVDAVPDITNVQVQIITTSPSLSTLEIEQYITLPVERAITGIPNLTEVRSVSRYGFSLVTAVFSDGTDLWKSRQLVSEKLTEASENIPAIYGKPVIGPITTGLGEVFQFTIESQFHSQMELTTYLNWYINPALKTVPGIVEVNSFGGKTKQYQVIVDPLKVASLGISFNQIINAIQTNNLSTGSGYIEKSNEQLIVGSDGLLKTITDFEKIQIGKMKDGFPIYLNTVAKIVEGPRLRKGAATSSGTSEVVGAVTLMLLGENSLEVTKAVKEKITQIEKTLPTGMKIKPYYDRSIMVSNTLKTIVWNLSEGALLVIIILFLMIGDFRSGLVIASVIPLAMLIAISLMFVRDLPANLMSMGAIDFGLIVDGAVILIENSHRRLGLKVKELKRSLTPIEKRDTILEATIEVRKATIYGEIIIGIVYIPILTLSGTEGKMFIPMATTVLFALIGSFILTLTIIPVLASFFLHSDIKEDSKTAFFQKIQNWYIPKLEYCFKDTNKIMYSTISIFIVSILLFFRLGGEFLPKLDEGNLLIEISRYPSTTLTESLASSTKIESAILKEIPEITEIVSRTGSPELAIEPMGVEKTDMYLDMKPRSEWKQSKADIENKLEEIIQRVSPQVAYGLSQPIEMRNNEIMAGIRADVGIKVFGDDLVTLKSIAEEISSNIKNIEGVADLRIEQLYGLEYLRIKPNREKLARYNLNITDINRITESFSSGVPAGIVYEGMKRFDIVVKTDIKSDPEQIRNTPVNVGQNQFAPFHELAEIKIEDGPVQIYHQNQNRYALVQFNIRGSDMVSTVGKVKNVLADKIKFPAGYHFTLGGEFEKFESATNTLLVVVPITLLIIFLILYFAFNEVMSAFIIFLNVPFAITGGILALYLRNLPFSISAGVGFIALFGIAVLNGLVLISFIKSLEHHGKKLEDAIKEAAISRLRPVLTTALLASIGFIPMAISTSPGAEVQRPLATVVIGGLITASALTLFVLPIVYLKFFAKKSFILSKEA; this is encoded by the coding sequence ATGGAATTTTTAACTAAAATTGTATCTTTTTCACTTCAAAATCGACTTTTAATCATTCTTTCCACCATCTTACTGGTATTTGGTGGTTTTTTTTCACTAAAACATCTAAAAGTTGATGCTGTTCCTGATATAACAAATGTACAAGTTCAAATCATTACAACATCGCCTTCTTTATCTACATTAGAAATCGAACAATACATAACCTTACCTGTTGAACGTGCAATCACAGGAATTCCAAATTTAACAGAAGTTCGATCAGTTTCTAGATACGGATTTTCCTTGGTAACCGCTGTTTTTTCTGATGGAACAGACTTATGGAAAAGTAGGCAGTTGGTTAGTGAAAAACTAACAGAAGCTTCCGAAAACATACCTGCAATTTATGGTAAACCAGTAATTGGACCAATCACAACTGGATTAGGAGAAGTATTTCAATTTACAATCGAAAGCCAATTCCATAGTCAAATGGAGTTAACAACTTATTTAAATTGGTATATCAATCCCGCTTTAAAGACTGTTCCAGGAATCGTTGAAGTGAACAGTTTTGGTGGAAAAACAAAACAATACCAGGTCATAGTTGATCCATTAAAAGTTGCTTCTTTAGGAATTTCGTTTAACCAAATTATCAATGCAATCCAAACCAATAACCTATCAACAGGCAGTGGATACATTGAAAAATCAAATGAACAACTTATCGTTGGTAGTGATGGGCTTTTAAAAACAATTACAGATTTTGAAAAAATACAAATCGGTAAAATGAAGGATGGTTTTCCCATCTATTTGAATACAGTTGCAAAAATTGTCGAAGGCCCTCGTTTAAGAAAAGGTGCAGCTACTTCTTCTGGAACTTCAGAGGTTGTGGGAGCCGTTACATTGATGTTACTCGGAGAAAATTCCTTAGAAGTAACAAAAGCGGTAAAAGAAAAAATAACACAAATTGAAAAAACCTTACCGACAGGAATGAAAATAAAACCGTATTATGATCGTTCCATAATGGTTTCCAATACATTAAAAACTATTGTCTGGAACCTTTCGGAAGGAGCACTCCTTGTCATCATTATTTTGTTTCTTATGATAGGTGACTTTCGATCTGGGCTCGTAATCGCCTCTGTCATTCCCCTGGCAATGCTCATTGCGATTTCTTTAATGTTCGTCCGCGATTTACCAGCTAACTTAATGTCGATGGGTGCGATTGATTTTGGACTCATTGTGGATGGTGCAGTCATTCTAATTGAGAACTCTCATAGAAGATTAGGATTAAAAGTAAAGGAACTTAAAAGATCGTTAACACCTATCGAAAAAAGAGATACAATTCTTGAGGCAACCATTGAAGTTAGGAAGGCAACAATTTATGGTGAAATTATCATTGGAATCGTTTATATACCAATTCTAACACTCAGTGGTACAGAAGGTAAAATGTTTATACCAATGGCAACTACAGTATTATTTGCATTGATTGGTTCCTTTATCCTTACACTCACAATTATACCAGTTTTAGCATCTTTCTTTTTACATTCAGACATCAAAGAAGACTCAAAAACTGCCTTTTTCCAAAAAATTCAAAACTGGTACATTCCAAAACTTGAATATTGTTTCAAAGATACAAACAAGATCATGTATTCTACAATTAGTATCTTTATTGTCTCTATTCTCCTCTTCTTCCGATTAGGTGGAGAATTTTTACCTAAACTTGATGAAGGAAATTTACTCATCGAAATTAGTCGATACCCCTCTACTACATTAACTGAATCATTGGCTTCATCTACAAAAATTGAATCTGCAATCTTAAAAGAGATACCTGAAATAACGGAAATTGTATCGAGGACAGGTTCTCCAGAACTTGCGATTGAACCAATGGGTGTAGAAAAAACAGATATGTATTTGGATATGAAACCAAGATCTGAATGGAAACAATCCAAAGCAGATATTGAAAACAAGTTAGAAGAGATCATCCAACGAGTTTCACCACAAGTCGCTTATGGTTTATCGCAACCAATAGAAATGAGAAATAATGAAATCATGGCAGGCATTCGAGCAGATGTTGGAATTAAAGTTTTTGGTGATGATTTGGTAACACTAAAATCGATTGCAGAAGAAATCTCATCCAATATTAAAAACATCGAAGGTGTGGCCGATTTAAGGATCGAACAATTGTATGGATTGGAGTATCTCAGGATAAAACCAAACCGAGAAAAATTGGCACGATATAATTTAAATATAACAGATATCAATCGCATCACTGAATCATTTTCATCAGGTGTTCCAGCTGGGATCGTTTATGAAGGGATGAAACGATTTGATATCGTAGTGAAAACAGACATCAAATCTGATCCTGAACAAATTAGAAACACTCCTGTAAATGTCGGTCAGAATCAATTTGCACCATTTCATGAACTTGCAGAAATTAAAATTGAGGATGGGCCGGTTCAAATTTACCATCAAAACCAAAACCGTTACGCATTAGTTCAATTTAATATCAGAGGGAGTGACATGGTTTCAACTGTTGGAAAAGTAAAAAATGTCTTAGCTGATAAAATCAAATTTCCTGCGGGTTATCATTTTACTTTAGGTGGAGAATTTGAAAAATTCGAATCGGCAACCAATACTTTGTTAGTTGTAGTTCCAATCACTCTTTTGATAATATTTTTGATTTTATACTTTGCTTTTAATGAAGTTATGTCTGCGTTTATCATTTTTCTCAATGTTCCATTCGCTATCACAGGTGGCATTTTGGCATTGTATTTAAGAAATTTACCATTTAGTATTTCTGCAGGCGTTGGTTTCATTGCTCTGTTCGGTATCGCAGTCTTAAATGGTTTGGTTTTAATTAGTTTTATCAAATCATTAGAACATCATGGAAAAAAATTAGAAGATGCAATCAAAGAAGCAGCAATCTCTAGGCTTCGCCCTGTTTTAACAACAGCACTGCTTGCTTCAATAGGATTTATTCCAATGGCAATTAGTACATCACCAGGTGCCGAAGTTCAGAGACCATTGGCGACAGTCGTGATAGGAGGGTTAATCACCGCTAGTGCATTAACCCTCTTTGTATTACCTATTGTTTATTTAAAGTTTTTTGCGAAAAAGTCTTTCATACTTTCAAAAGAAGCATAA
- a CDS encoding dienelactone hydrolase family protein: MKLFLSLLAMMFAFQCSSLPTSELPVKSTVTLSPLEYKLDGKTYEGFMAVDSSITGKRPGILVIHEWWGVNEYPKQRAKQLADLGYVAFVMDVYGKGILAKDHVEAGKLSSANGDPKILLKKIYKAIEILKSNPNVDTTKIGAIGYCFGGGGVIELALDGADLKGGVVSFHGMLGSKNLATGVKKIKSKVLVHHGADDPFIPKNVVETFVKTITEAKAPVTFVSHPGAVHGFTRPGAEKHGLPGLAYNEKADYASFESMKDFFAKNFK, translated from the coding sequence ATGAAACTGTTCCTTTCCCTATTAGCAATGATGTTTGCATTCCAGTGTAGTTCACTACCGACTTCTGAACTGCCAGTCAAATCAACTGTCACTTTGAGTCCGTTGGAATATAAATTGGATGGTAAAACATACGAAGGTTTTATGGCTGTTGATTCAAGTATCACTGGCAAACGACCAGGAATTCTTGTGATTCACGAGTGGTGGGGTGTGAATGAGTATCCAAAACAAAGAGCAAAACAATTAGCAGATTTAGGTTATGTTGCTTTTGTTATGGATGTATATGGAAAAGGGATTCTCGCAAAAGACCATGTGGAAGCGGGAAAACTTTCAAGTGCAAATGGTGATCCTAAAATTCTCCTAAAAAAAATCTACAAAGCCATTGAAATTTTGAAATCAAATCCAAATGTTGATACTACAAAAATTGGTGCGATTGGATATTGTTTTGGTGGAGGCGGTGTCATTGAACTTGCATTAGATGGTGCTGATCTAAAAGGTGGAGTTGTTTCTTTTCATGGAATGTTAGGTAGCAAAAATCTAGCAACAGGTGTTAAAAAAATTAAAAGTAAAGTTTTGGTACACCATGGAGCGGATGATCCTTTTATACCTAAAAATGTTGTTGAAACATTTGTAAAAACAATTACCGAAGCAAAGGCTCCAGTAACGTTTGTTTCACATCCAGGTGCGGTTCATGGTTTCACTAGACCAGGTGCTGAAAAACATGGATTACCTGGCCTAGCTTATAACGAAAAAGCAGATTATGCTTCTTTTGAAAGTATGAAAGACTTTTTCGCAAAAAACTTTAAATAA
- a CDS encoding fatty acid desaturase family protein, which yields MRTISKKLNKEEIEAFGKEVDSLREEVMAKVGKEDADHIRFIYKTYRYTEVLGRGLIHFSFEPISFVAGTLLLSISKIINNMELGHNVLHGQYDWMNDPKFNSRTFEWDIVCNAHQWKFYHNYMHHTYTNVLNKDHDYGYNFTRLTEGQKWKPVHLTQPFTNLFLALNFQWGIGAHGYRVEYLETPKKLRKKKTLKDYKAVFFKKIEVQMLKDYILFPALAGLNFPKVILGNLIANLIRNLWTYAVIFCGHFTENAESFTTEEIAGETKAQWYLRQLKGSSNLDGNKLFYTMTGHLSHQIEHHMFPDMPAKRYREVAPKLKEICAKYGQHYNTGSFVKQFGSVWKRIIAYSFPDHIANKVMGKRKKYLEPSIVLSQPSFQVSLPTEEKTVSLT from the coding sequence ATGAGAACGATTAGCAAAAAATTAAACAAAGAAGAAATAGAAGCATTTGGAAAAGAAGTTGATTCACTTCGAGAAGAAGTGATGGCAAAAGTAGGAAAGGAAGATGCAGATCATATCCGATTTATCTATAAAACATACAGATACACTGAAGTTTTAGGAAGAGGATTGATTCACTTTAGTTTCGAACCAATTTCCTTTGTGGCTGGAACATTGTTGTTATCAATTTCCAAAATCATCAATAATATGGAGTTAGGTCATAACGTTCTCCATGGACAATATGATTGGATGAACGATCCAAAGTTTAATTCCAGAACCTTTGAATGGGATATCGTTTGTAATGCGCACCAATGGAAGTTTTACCATAATTACATGCACCATACTTATACCAATGTTTTGAACAAAGATCATGACTATGGGTATAATTTTACAAGACTAACAGAAGGTCAAAAGTGGAAACCGGTCCACCTAACACAACCTTTTACAAATTTATTCTTAGCTTTAAATTTTCAATGGGGAATTGGCGCTCATGGTTACCGAGTTGAATACTTAGAAACTCCTAAGAAGTTAAGAAAGAAAAAAACATTGAAAGATTACAAAGCAGTTTTCTTTAAAAAAATTGAAGTTCAAATGTTGAAAGATTACATTCTGTTCCCTGCACTTGCTGGTTTAAATTTCCCGAAAGTTATTTTAGGAAATTTAATAGCAAACTTAATCCGTAACCTTTGGACTTACGCTGTGATTTTTTGCGGACATTTTACTGAAAACGCAGAATCCTTTACAACTGAAGAAATAGCAGGTGAAACAAAAGCACAATGGTATTTGAGACAATTGAAAGGTTCTTCTAATCTTGATGGAAATAAATTGTTTTATACAATGACAGGTCATTTGAGCCATCAAATCGAACACCATATGTTTCCTGATATGCCAGCAAAACGATATCGTGAAGTTGCACCAAAATTAAAAGAGATTTGTGCAAAGTATGGACAACACTATAATACTGGAAGTTTTGTGAAACAATTTGGCTCTGTATGGAAACGGATCATTGCTTATTCATTCCCTGATCACATTGCAAATAAAGTAATGGGAAAACGTAAGAAGTATTTAGAACCTTCCATTGTTTTAAGCCAACCAAGTTTCCAAGTTTCTCTTCCGACTGAAGAGAAAACAGTATCACTCACTTAA
- a CDS encoding acyl-CoA dehydrogenase family protein, producing MIQNNYFQSNEDLKEHFYDLIDWNEIVPIYENQFSDAKLYETTNNARLEMAPTSVEEAIAYYEEILKSCGEISGMYVSQVASTVDAKGLKFENGDVIHPKEMVDVIQMYHDAGLGPAAFKRKYGGLGVPSIIKAMIAEIMYRSDSSITIAVGSMGLAAILEVCASEEMKQEWIPKLISGNYTVTMGLSEPDFGSDLPNITTKAVKKGEEWLLNGTKRFQTVACGINGSPGITLTLARTGTQESGARGLSFFIVENKDYQIQGIEKKLGIKASATCETVFENSKGHLVGKEGFGLVKYVMGMLNGARLSVSSQGTGIVTAAFEEAFKYANERIQFGKAIYEIPAVKRLLDRMERELAGMRCLMVEAAYSVDKYYWYEDGREVSPEESKTAKFWEKVANTLTPISKYYNSEMCNDLVYDGLQVLGGAGYTEDYDLSRLYRDARITNIYDGTTQIQVNAAIGGITSGMSGTGTFRAYLDHLAKGSEGNNALTEIRNLFESIVDNFKLIQDQGTKEAYSFEVVESAARMVIGYLMERSKNKSKSRKDLRTKWCKEFHKDSYAILTSNHIKLKSA from the coding sequence ATGATCCAAAATAATTACTTCCAAAGTAACGAAGACTTAAAAGAACATTTCTATGATTTAATTGATTGGAATGAAATTGTACCCATTTACGAAAATCAGTTCTCCGATGCGAAACTTTATGAAACAACAAATAATGCCAGATTAGAAATGGCTCCGACATCGGTCGAAGAAGCAATCGCTTATTATGAAGAGATACTCAAGTCTTGTGGTGAAATTAGTGGGATGTATGTTTCACAAGTTGCCTCTACAGTTGATGCAAAAGGATTAAAATTTGAAAATGGAGATGTGATCCATCCGAAGGAGATGGTTGATGTCATCCAAATGTATCATGATGCTGGACTTGGACCGGCCGCTTTTAAACGTAAATATGGTGGACTTGGAGTACCAAGTATCATCAAAGCGATGATCGCAGAGATCATGTACCGATCTGATAGTTCCATCACCATTGCAGTTGGTAGTATGGGACTTGCGGCAATCTTAGAAGTATGTGCATCAGAAGAAATGAAACAAGAATGGATTCCAAAACTCATTTCAGGTAATTATACAGTCACTATGGGTTTGTCTGAACCTGACTTTGGATCCGACTTACCGAATATCACAACAAAGGCAGTAAAAAAAGGTGAAGAGTGGTTACTCAATGGAACCAAACGTTTTCAAACTGTTGCATGTGGTATCAATGGAAGTCCAGGAATTACACTGACACTGGCAAGAACAGGTACCCAAGAAAGTGGAGCAAGGGGTTTGTCTTTTTTTATTGTTGAAAACAAAGATTACCAAATCCAAGGGATCGAAAAAAAATTAGGGATCAAAGCATCCGCAACATGCGAAACTGTATTTGAAAATAGCAAAGGCCATTTGGTTGGGAAAGAAGGATTTGGTCTTGTTAAATATGTGATGGGAATGTTAAACGGAGCTCGACTCAGTGTCTCTTCTCAAGGAACAGGAATTGTAACAGCAGCATTTGAAGAAGCATTTAAATATGCTAACGAACGAATTCAATTTGGAAAGGCAATTTATGAAATCCCAGCAGTAAAAAGATTGTTAGATCGTATGGAGAGAGAACTTGCTGGAATGCGTTGTCTCATGGTGGAGGCTGCCTATTCTGTTGATAAATACTATTGGTATGAAGATGGCCGAGAAGTTTCACCAGAAGAAAGTAAAACTGCTAAGTTTTGGGAGAAAGTTGCCAATACACTCACACCAATCTCTAAGTATTATAACTCGGAAATGTGTAATGACTTAGTATATGACGGATTACAAGTATTAGGTGGAGCAGGATACACCGAAGATTATGATCTTTCTCGATTGTATCGCGATGCAAGAATAACAAATATATACGACGGAACTACACAAATCCAAGTCAATGCAGCAATTGGTGGAATTACTTCTGGGATGAGTGGAACTGGAACGTTTCGTGCTTATTTAGATCATTTAGCAAAAGGTTCAGAAGGAAACAATGCACTCACTGAGATACGGAATCTTTTTGAATCGATTGTTGATAATTTTAAATTAATCCAAGACCAAGGAACAAAAGAAGCATATAGTTTTGAAGTAGTCGAATCAGCTGCTCGAATGGTGATCGGATACCTTATGGAACGAAGTAAAAACAAATCCAAATCTAGAAAAGACCTTCGGACAAAATGGTGCAAAGAATTCCATAAAGACAGTTATGCGATTCTTACATCTAACCATATCAAATTAAAATCCGCATAA